A genomic stretch from Natronomonas gomsonensis includes:
- a CDS encoding acyl-CoA dehydrogenase family protein, whose product MNFETTQERSMIRSTAEDIAGEYGPEYWREKEEDGEFAQAFWDELGEAGFHGLLVPEEYEGAGMGMQEMGLAMETLCAEGCGMAGTWYLVLTAGMAAVGIREHGTDEQKERYLPDIAAGDRNFSIGITEPEAGTNTLNVATRAEKDGDEYVLNGNKAWITFSDRADNMILVTRTTPREEVDRGVDGISLFIVDMDDPGIDVSPIPKHGINYSKSCEVFIEDVRVPEENLLGEKDGGWWTLVDMLNPERIGFAAAGTGIGKLAADTAIEYANDREVFDAPVGSHQGVSFPITQAYAEMETATLMREKAAWLYDQGEDCGYETNVAKATAVNAGIEAVKQSMQAFGGWGYAKEYDVERWWREINLTRLAPVSQQMAYNHISQQLGFPKSY is encoded by the coding sequence ATGAATTTCGAAACTACACAGGAGCGTTCGATGATACGCTCGACCGCCGAGGATATCGCGGGCGAGTACGGACCGGAGTACTGGCGTGAGAAAGAAGAAGACGGCGAGTTCGCCCAGGCGTTCTGGGACGAACTCGGCGAGGCCGGCTTCCACGGCCTGCTGGTGCCCGAGGAGTACGAGGGCGCCGGCATGGGCATGCAGGAGATGGGCCTTGCCATGGAGACGCTGTGTGCGGAAGGCTGTGGCATGGCCGGCACCTGGTATCTGGTGTTGACCGCCGGGATGGCCGCCGTCGGCATCCGCGAGCACGGCACCGACGAACAGAAGGAACGGTACCTGCCCGATATCGCGGCCGGCGACCGGAACTTCTCGATCGGCATCACCGAACCAGAGGCGGGCACGAACACGCTCAACGTCGCGACCCGCGCCGAGAAGGACGGCGACGAGTACGTCCTCAACGGGAACAAGGCGTGGATTACCTTCTCCGACCGGGCCGACAACATGATTCTCGTCACACGGACGACGCCGCGTGAGGAGGTCGACCGCGGCGTCGACGGCATCAGCCTGTTCATCGTCGACATGGACGACCCCGGTATCGACGTTTCGCCCATCCCCAAACACGGCATCAACTACTCGAAGTCCTGTGAGGTCTTCATCGAGGACGTCCGCGTCCCCGAGGAGAACCTGCTTGGCGAGAAAGACGGCGGCTGGTGGACGCTGGTCGACATGCTCAACCCCGAGCGTATCGGCTTTGCCGCCGCTGGGACCGGAATCGGCAAACTCGCGGCGGATACCGCCATCGAGTACGCCAACGACCGCGAGGTGTTCGACGCACCCGTCGGGAGCCATCAGGGCGTCTCCTTCCCCATCACCCAGGCCTACGCGGAGATGGAGACGGCGACGCTGATGCGCGAGAAGGCCGCCTGGCTCTACGACCAAGGCGAGGACTGCGGCTACGAGACCAACGTCGCGAAGGCGACGGCCGTCAACGCCGGCATCGAGGCGGTCAAACAGTCGATGCAGGCCTTCGGCGGCTGGGGCTACGCCAAGGAGTACGACGTCGAGCGCTGGTGGCGGGAAATCAACCTCACGCGACTGGCGCCGGTCTCCCAGCAGATGGCGTACAACCACATCAGCCAGCAACTCGGCTTCCCGAAGTCCTACTGA
- a CDS encoding acetyl/propionyl/methylcrotonyl-CoA carboxylase subunit alpha — protein sequence MFEKVLVANRGEIAVRVMAACEELGIDTVAVYSDADRSAGHVDYADEAYNVGPAPASDSYLDQETIIETAQQAGADAIHPGYGFLAENAEFARRVEETDDITWVGPPSDAMRTLGEKTKARTVMQEAGVPVVPGTTDPVEDAEAVRELGEEYGYPLAIKAEGGGGGRGMKIVRSAEEVDDALESAKREGEAYFDNDSVYVEKYLEAPKHIEVQIIADEHGNVRHLGERDCSLQRRHQKVIEEAPSPALDADLRAEIGEAARQGVREAGYTNAGTVEFLVEDGEFYFMEVNTRIQVEHTATEEVTGIDLVRWQLRVAAGEALAFTQDEVDIDGHAIEFRINAENPAEEFAPTPGALETYDPPTSIGVRLDDAVTQGDEIGGDYDSMIAKLIVHAEDRERCLARSKRALEHFDVEGVATTIPFHRLMLDDEVFVSGSHTTKYLDEELDGAAIADAVDRWGTDSTAGGDGQPRTAELAVEVDGQRFDVVVEEGLTPAADSSSGTGGGGSAGGDAGGGGGAAAATAGGVTAEMQGTVLSVDVAEGDDVTEGDVICVLEAMKMENDVVASTSGTVASVPVAEGDSVDMGDTLVVLE from the coding sequence ATGTTCGAGAAAGTACTCGTCGCGAACCGCGGCGAAATCGCCGTCCGCGTGATGGCCGCCTGTGAGGAACTCGGCATCGACACCGTCGCCGTCTACAGCGACGCCGACCGCAGCGCTGGCCACGTCGACTACGCCGACGAGGCCTACAACGTCGGCCCCGCGCCGGCCAGCGACTCGTATCTCGACCAGGAGACCATCATCGAGACGGCCCAGCAGGCGGGTGCCGACGCCATCCACCCCGGCTACGGCTTCCTCGCTGAGAACGCCGAGTTCGCCCGCCGGGTCGAGGAGACCGACGACATCACGTGGGTCGGCCCGCCGAGCGACGCCATGCGGACCCTCGGCGAGAAGACGAAGGCTCGAACGGTCATGCAGGAGGCTGGCGTGCCGGTCGTCCCGGGAACGACCGACCCGGTCGAAGACGCCGAGGCCGTCCGAGAGTTGGGCGAGGAGTACGGCTACCCCCTCGCAATCAAGGCCGAAGGCGGTGGCGGCGGCCGCGGCATGAAAATCGTCCGGAGCGCCGAGGAAGTCGACGACGCTCTCGAAAGCGCCAAACGCGAGGGCGAAGCCTACTTCGACAACGACTCGGTGTACGTCGAGAAGTACCTCGAAGCACCGAAACACATCGAGGTGCAAATCATCGCCGACGAACACGGCAACGTCCGGCATCTCGGCGAGCGTGACTGCTCGCTGCAGCGCCGCCACCAGAAGGTCATCGAGGAGGCACCCAGTCCGGCCCTCGATGCCGATCTCCGGGCGGAAATCGGTGAGGCTGCCCGCCAGGGCGTCCGCGAAGCCGGCTACACGAACGCCGGCACCGTCGAGTTCCTCGTCGAGGACGGCGAGTTCTACTTCATGGAGGTCAACACCCGCATCCAAGTCGAGCACACGGCCACCGAGGAGGTGACCGGCATCGACCTGGTCCGGTGGCAGTTGCGCGTCGCCGCCGGCGAGGCGTTGGCCTTCACACAGGACGAGGTCGACATCGACGGCCACGCCATCGAGTTCCGCATCAACGCGGAGAACCCGGCCGAGGAGTTCGCTCCCACGCCCGGTGCGTTGGAGACGTACGACCCGCCGACCAGCATCGGCGTCCGACTGGACGACGCGGTCACACAGGGCGACGAAATCGGCGGCGACTACGATTCGATGATTGCGAAACTCATCGTCCACGCCGAGGACCGCGAGCGCTGTCTCGCGCGGTCGAAGCGCGCCCTCGAACACTTCGACGTCGAGGGTGTCGCGACGACGATTCCGTTCCACCGGCTCATGCTCGACGACGAGGTGTTCGTCTCCGGGAGCCACACCACGAAATACCTCGACGAAGAACTCGACGGGGCGGCCATTGCCGACGCCGTCGACCGGTGGGGCACCGACAGCACCGCCGGCGGCGACGGCCAGCCACGGACAGCCGAACTCGCCGTCGAGGTCGACGGACAGCGGTTCGACGTCGTCGTGGAGGAGGGCCTCACGCCGGCAGCCGACAGTTCCAGCGGAACCGGCGGTGGCGGAAGCGCCGGCGGCGATGCTGGGGGTGGCGGTGGCGCCGCGGCCGCGACGGCCGGTGGCGTCACTGCCGAAATGCAGGGAACCGTCCTCTCGGTCGACGTCGCGGAAGGCGACGACGTGACAGAGGGCGATGTCATCTGCGTGCTCGAAGCGATGAAGATGGAAAACGACGTGGTCGCCTCCACGAGCGGGACCGTCGCGTCCGTTCCGGTTGCGGAAGGCGACTCCGTCGACATGGGCGATACGCTCGTCGTACTGGAGTGA
- a CDS encoding acyl-CoA carboxylase subunit beta yields the protein MRIRVSDDTTDVQARAIAEAMATHYGDDVTVVDDDGAVLGEATYDGGDAGRSADTEPIDDDLGPTEREETLLEQIEEIESGGKEKYKEQLPEEGKLFVRDRIDLWFGDDGFLFEDGTFAEFDADDVLPADGLITGGAEFEDRDVHFMANDYTVKRGSMAAKGVEKFLRMQQRALKTGQPVLYLMDSSGGRIDQQTGFFANREGIGKYYYNHSRLSGRVPQICVLYGPCIAGAAYTPVFADFTVMVRGMSAMAIASPRMVEMVTGEDIGLQELGGPDVHAKHSGSADLIAEDEEHARELVAQLISYLPDNSDEDPPRATPKPPKYAPKGIDSVIPQEPNKGYDMFDVIDRVVDAGSVLELRPEYGKEIITSFARIDGRPVGIVANQPNHRAGAIFPDAAEKAAEFIWTCDAYNIPLLYLSDTPGFMAGSQVEKDGILEQGKKMIYATSSATVPKQCVVVRKAYGAGIYAMSGPAYDPESTIALPSGEIGIMGPEAAINAVYARKLAEIDDPEERERKEQELREEYREDIDVRRMASEVVIDDVIPPSSLREQLERRFAFYEGIEKDLPDKKHGTVL from the coding sequence ATGCGCATCAGAGTCTCCGACGACACGACCGACGTACAGGCACGGGCGATAGCCGAGGCGATGGCAACCCATTACGGAGACGACGTGACGGTCGTCGACGACGACGGCGCGGTACTCGGCGAGGCGACCTACGACGGCGGCGATGCCGGAAGGTCGGCCGACACCGAACCCATCGACGACGACCTCGGGCCGACCGAACGCGAAGAGACACTCCTCGAGCAAATCGAGGAAATCGAATCGGGAGGCAAAGAGAAGTACAAGGAGCAACTGCCCGAGGAGGGCAAACTGTTCGTCCGGGACCGCATCGACCTGTGGTTCGGCGACGACGGCTTTCTCTTCGAGGATGGCACGTTCGCGGAGTTCGACGCCGACGACGTGCTGCCGGCGGACGGTCTCATCACCGGCGGCGCGGAGTTCGAAGACCGCGATGTCCATTTCATGGCCAACGACTACACCGTCAAACGCGGGAGCATGGCCGCCAAGGGCGTCGAGAAGTTCCTCCGCATGCAGCAACGCGCCCTCAAAACGGGGCAACCGGTGTTGTACCTGATGGACTCTTCGGGCGGTCGCATCGACCAGCAGACCGGCTTTTTCGCCAACCGCGAGGGAATCGGGAAGTACTACTACAACCACTCCCGACTTTCGGGCCGCGTTCCACAGATTTGCGTCCTGTATGGCCCCTGTATCGCCGGCGCCGCGTACACGCCGGTCTTCGCGGATTTCACCGTCATGGTCCGCGGGATGAGCGCGATGGCTATCGCCTCTCCTCGGATGGTCGAGATGGTCACCGGCGAGGACATCGGACTGCAGGAACTCGGCGGCCCGGACGTACACGCGAAACACTCCGGTAGCGCCGACCTCATCGCCGAAGACGAGGAACACGCCCGGGAGCTGGTCGCCCAACTCATCAGTTACCTGCCGGACAACAGCGACGAGGACCCGCCGCGGGCAACGCCGAAGCCGCCGAAGTACGCTCCGAAGGGCATCGACTCGGTGATTCCACAGGAACCCAACAAGGGCTACGACATGTTCGACGTCATCGACCGCGTGGTCGATGCGGGGTCGGTGCTGGAGCTCCGTCCGGAGTACGGCAAGGAGATTATCACGTCGTTCGCCCGAATCGACGGGCGGCCGGTCGGTATCGTCGCCAACCAACCCAACCACCGGGCCGGGGCCATCTTCCCCGATGCCGCCGAGAAAGCCGCCGAGTTCATCTGGACCTGCGACGCCTACAACATCCCGCTTCTGTATCTGTCGGACACGCCGGGCTTCATGGCCGGTTCACAGGTCGAAAAGGACGGGATTCTGGAGCAGGGCAAGAAGATGATTTACGCTACCTCCAGCGCGACGGTGCCGAAGCAGTGTGTCGTCGTCCGGAAGGCCTACGGCGCCGGCATCTACGCGATGTCGGGGCCGGCCTACGACCCCGAATCGACCATCGCACTCCCCTCCGGCGAAATCGGCATCATGGGACCGGAAGCGGCCATCAACGCGGTCTACGCCCGCAAACTCGCCGAAATCGACGACCCCGAAGAGCGCGAGCGGAAAGAACAGGAACTCCGCGAGGAGTACCGCGAGGACATCGACGTTCGCCGGATGGCCAGCGAAGTCGTCATCGACGACGTGATTCCGCCGTCGAGTCTGCGCGAGCAACTCGAACGACGGTTCGCGTTCTACGAGGGCATCGAGAAGGACCTGCCAGACAAGAAACACGGGACCGTTCTCTGA
- a CDS encoding MaoC family dehydratase, which yields MAGKYFEEFEVGETIEHDKRRTISESDNQQFCDMTMNQQPLHLDAEFAADTQFGDRLVNGLYTMSLAVGLTIPDTTDGTIVANLSYDNVEHPNPVFHGDTVRVQSTVTDKRETSDGERGIVTMHVEVFAVNRETEDGEEVLVCAFDRTALSLKKANVE from the coding sequence ATGGCGGGCAAGTACTTCGAGGAGTTCGAGGTCGGCGAGACCATCGAACACGACAAGCGGCGTACCATCAGCGAAAGCGACAACCAGCAGTTTTGCGATATGACGATGAACCAGCAACCGCTCCATCTGGACGCGGAGTTCGCCGCCGACACCCAGTTCGGCGACCGACTGGTCAACGGACTCTACACGATGAGCCTCGCCGTCGGCCTCACGATTCCGGATACGACCGACGGCACCATCGTCGCGAACCTCTCGTATGACAACGTCGAACACCCCAATCCCGTCTTTCACGGGGATACCGTCCGGGTGCAATCGACGGTGACGGATAAACGCGAGACCTCCGACGGCGAACGCGGCATCGTCACGATGCACGTCGAGGTGTTCGCGGTCAACCGCGAAACAGAGGACGGCGAGGAAGTGCTGGTCTGTGCGTTCGACCGAACGGCGCTGTCGCTGAAGAAGGCAAACGTCGAGTAA
- a CDS encoding MBL fold metallo-hydrolase, producing the protein MTADPPVHRIEFDIPWPPDTAYAYLLDADELILVDAGAPGETATETLREELAEAGYELSDVDHLLITHPHTDHGGQVATIVEAADPTVYTLSGVRERLTRDSDDLAAAVRRNAVEVGIPDLEKEVDRAVDSLRRNRNCLPPEHIDTELAPGEPIEVGGLTFEAIHVPGHQENQAAFRHGDRLFAGDTAVEPFRPAALHVGLDDGCREAIDAFHRGLDALEAVAPDIDCVYPGHGPVFEGLQAVVERDRESLETLATDCRRTLEVLGEATAYEVTDARIENLEKRPYTLFESVGALARLERRGNIESTTDDGVRRYRLEG; encoded by the coding sequence ATGACGGCCGACCCGCCGGTCCACCGTATCGAGTTCGACATCCCGTGGCCGCCCGACACCGCCTACGCCTACCTCCTCGACGCCGACGAGCTGATACTCGTCGACGCTGGCGCACCCGGGGAGACAGCCACCGAGACGCTCCGAGAGGAGCTCGCCGAGGCGGGTTACGAACTGTCCGATGTCGACCACCTCCTGATAACGCATCCACACACCGACCACGGTGGGCAGGTCGCTACTATCGTCGAGGCGGCCGACCCCACCGTGTACACGCTTTCGGGCGTCCGCGAGCGCCTCACACGCGACTCCGACGACCTCGCGGCCGCCGTCCGTCGGAACGCGGTCGAGGTCGGCATTCCCGACCTCGAAAAAGAGGTCGACCGAGCGGTCGATTCGCTCCGGCGGAATCGGAACTGTCTGCCGCCCGAACACATCGACACCGAACTCGCCCCGGGCGAGCCCATCGAGGTGGGCGGTCTCACGTTCGAAGCGATACACGTGCCGGGCCACCAGGAGAATCAGGCGGCGTTCCGACACGGCGACCGACTCTTCGCCGGTGATACAGCCGTCGAGCCGTTCCGCCCCGCTGCGCTTCACGTCGGCCTCGACGACGGCTGCCGTGAGGCGATAGACGCCTTCCATCGGGGATTGGACGCCCTCGAAGCCGTTGCGCCGGACATCGACTGCGTCTATCCCGGCCACGGCCCCGTCTTCGAGGGCCTCCAAGCCGTCGTCGAGCGGGACCGCGAGTCGTTGGAGACCCTCGCCACGGACTGCCGGCGTACGCTGGAAGTCCTCGGGGAGGCGACGGCTTACGAGGTGACCGACGCCCGCATCGAGAACCTCGAAAAACGCCCGTACACGCTCTTCGAGTCGGTCGGCGCGCTCGCACGACTGGAACGGCGGGGTAACATCGAGTCGACGACCGACGACGGCGTGCGACGCTACCGTCTCGAAGGATGA
- a CDS encoding 6-hydroxymethylpterin diphosphokinase MptE-like protein gives MLYQEWNPAYEAILSDFGFDRAADEHARDLLVELLADERPLALDDLDLSGTVAVCGAGPSLAGDLSRARRADSVVAASTAVDVLRDAGVAVDCMVTDLDKNPETARELTTAGTPVAAHAHGDNVEALRELVPTFEATAVLPTTQAEPRVPVVNPGGFTDGDRAAFLADACGADALVFAGWDFEDPTVDPTKARKLLWAERLLRWLELRRGERFGVLDGRRDGIDLPWLDGV, from the coding sequence ATGCTATATCAGGAGTGGAATCCCGCATACGAGGCGATACTGTCCGATTTCGGGTTCGACCGGGCGGCCGACGAACACGCCAGAGACCTGCTCGTCGAGTTATTGGCGGACGAACGGCCGCTCGCTCTCGATGACCTCGACCTCTCGGGGACGGTCGCAGTCTGTGGCGCCGGGCCATCGCTGGCCGGTGACCTCTCGCGTGCCCGCCGAGCAGATAGCGTCGTCGCCGCCTCGACGGCCGTCGACGTGCTTCGTGACGCCGGTGTCGCCGTCGACTGCATGGTGACCGACCTCGACAAGAACCCGGAGACCGCACGTGAGTTGACCACGGCGGGGACACCGGTTGCGGCCCACGCCCACGGCGACAACGTCGAGGCACTCCGGGAGTTGGTGCCTACGTTCGAGGCCACGGCGGTGCTGCCGACGACGCAAGCCGAGCCACGCGTCCCCGTCGTCAACCCCGGTGGATTCACCGACGGCGACCGGGCGGCGTTCCTCGCGGACGCCTGTGGCGCCGATGCTCTCGTCTTCGCGGGATGGGACTTCGAGGACCCGACGGTCGACCCGACGAAAGCCCGGAAACTGCTGTGGGCCGAACGGCTGCTCCGGTGGCTGGAACTGCGCCGTGGTGAGCGCTTCGGGGTTCTCGACGGCCGCCGGGACGGCATCGACCTCCCGTGGCTCGACGGCGTGTGA
- the folP gene encoding dihydropteroate synthase, with protein sequence MRTVDAAGLSIGDDHPPRIMGVLNVSEESPYDPSVFDDAGEAAEYVDRELIDEGADIVDVGLESANKRFEVLSAEEELDRLDTAVETLESTSGDAVWSIETRYHEVAEAALDAGFEMVNDICGFADPEMPRVCSEYDVAVSKMASPPDLERPGAVEDPDDIYEALSMNGFTEKTLVDPAFGGWSEAKTLEDDRETFDRLREFRGYGRPILVSINRKNFLRELAGRDTEEALPVSLAATSMAVERGAHVVRTHDVAETRDAALVGYEFRRDRLRDPEIAVEELDVTTDGEFARHLDRVTDSEEEPAVTTRAFELRLPEDAERYVARRASTEGVRVFRGDGLLLVGTAAELRSLRAVVRSGPKSAQNALMEISASLE encoded by the coding sequence ATGCGAACGGTAGACGCCGCAGGGCTCTCCATCGGCGACGACCACCCGCCGCGAATCATGGGCGTGTTGAACGTCTCCGAAGAGTCGCCGTACGACCCGAGCGTGTTCGACGACGCCGGCGAGGCCGCCGAGTACGTCGACCGCGAACTCATCGACGAGGGCGCCGACATCGTCGACGTGGGGCTGGAGTCGGCGAACAAGCGCTTCGAGGTGTTGTCGGCCGAAGAGGAACTCGACCGACTCGACACCGCCGTCGAGACGCTTGAATCGACCTCCGGTGACGCCGTCTGGTCGATAGAGACGCGGTATCACGAGGTCGCCGAAGCGGCTCTCGATGCGGGCTTCGAGATGGTCAACGACATCTGTGGCTTCGCCGACCCCGAGATGCCCCGTGTGTGCTCGGAGTACGACGTGGCCGTCTCGAAGATGGCCTCGCCGCCGGACCTCGAACGTCCCGGTGCGGTCGAGGACCCCGACGACATCTACGAGGCGCTGTCGATGAACGGCTTCACCGAGAAGACGCTCGTCGACCCCGCTTTCGGCGGGTGGTCGGAAGCGAAGACCCTCGAAGACGACCGCGAGACGTTCGACCGACTGCGGGAGTTCCGAGGCTACGGCCGACCGATTCTCGTCTCCATCAACCGGAAGAACTTCCTCCGAGAACTCGCGGGACGGGACACCGAGGAGGCGCTGCCGGTGTCGCTTGCGGCCACGTCGATGGCGGTCGAACGCGGCGCCCACGTCGTCCGAACCCACGACGTCGCCGAGACACGCGACGCCGCCCTCGTCGGTTACGAGTTCCGACGCGACCGGCTCCGGGACCCCGAAATCGCCGTCGAGGAGTTAGACGTGACAACGGATGGGGAGTTCGCCCGACACCTCGACCGCGTGACCGACTCCGAAGAGGAACCCGCAGTTACGACTCGCGCCTTCGAACTCCGGCTACCGGAGGACGCCGAACGTTACGTCGCCAGACGCGCTTCGACCGAGGGAGTCCGTGTCTTCCGTGGTGACGGCCTTTTACTCGTCGGAACCGCGGCGGAACTCCGGTCGCTCCGGGCGGTCGTTCGCTCGGGACCGAAATCTGCCCAAAACGCTTTAATGGAGATATCGGCGTCTCTGGAGTAG
- a CDS encoding RNA methyltransferase, producing the protein MVDIAVAVVGAETPGNVGTIARGMKNFGLSELYLVDPPELDPEGEAYGFAGHAREDVLPNAREVDFEYLVENFYTVACTATTNEDARKHVRYPFVEPADLTDELAGLDADVCIVFGRERVGLLNEEIARLDRVCSIPASGEYPVLNLAQAATIVLYELRELTVEETQHPENEHVRAEEHEIEGLYETFSEYLHDVGHPEEKIEKTERLFRRLIARGQPTGREARTMRGVLRRGALRATGEIPRGDENDENDES; encoded by the coding sequence ATGGTCGACATCGCAGTCGCCGTCGTCGGCGCCGAAACGCCGGGGAACGTCGGCACCATCGCCCGCGGGATGAAGAACTTCGGGCTCTCGGAGCTGTATCTGGTCGACCCGCCCGAACTCGACCCCGAGGGTGAGGCCTACGGCTTCGCCGGTCACGCACGCGAGGACGTGTTGCCGAACGCCCGTGAGGTCGACTTCGAGTACCTCGTCGAGAACTTCTACACCGTCGCCTGCACCGCGACGACCAACGAGGACGCACGCAAACACGTTCGCTACCCGTTCGTCGAACCCGCCGACCTCACCGACGAGTTGGCCGGCCTCGACGCCGACGTGTGTATCGTCTTCGGCCGCGAACGCGTCGGTCTGCTCAACGAGGAAATCGCCCGATTAGACCGAGTCTGTTCGATTCCGGCCAGCGGCGAATACCCCGTCCTCAACCTCGCTCAGGCTGCAACTATCGTCCTGTACGAACTCCGTGAGTTGACCGTCGAGGAGACACAACATCCCGAAAACGAACACGTCCGCGCCGAGGAACACGAAATCGAGGGACTGTACGAGACGTTCTCGGAGTACCTCCACGACGTGGGGCACCCGGAGGAGAAAATCGAGAAGACCGAACGGCTGTTCCGCCGACTCATCGCCCGTGGCCAGCCGACCGGGCGGGAGGCACGGACGATGCGGGGCGTCCTCCGGCGCGGCGCGCTACGGGCAACCGGAGAGATTCCCCGCGGTGACGAGAACGACGAGAACGACGAGTCCTGA
- the gatE gene encoding Glu-tRNA(Gln) amidotransferase subunit GatE: MSYDYEELGLVAGLEIHQQLDTETKLFCNCPTERREPEESVRSFTRYLHPTKSELGELDEAALEESRVDREFEYLAFDTTCLVEEDDEPPHRLDGEALDTAMEIASLLDCEVVDQAHVMRKIVVDGSNTSGFQRSSLVATDGEITTSEGSVGIADMLLEEESAARIEEREGGVTYGLDRLGIPLVEIGTKPDIRSPEQALEAAERIGMLLRSTGKVKRGLGTIRQDVNVSIAEGARVEMKGVQSLDDIDDLVEGEVGRQVALLDIAKELQARDASVAEPQDVSGVFEDTDSGVIAGAEAVYAVRLEGFDGLVGREIQPDRRLGTEFSDHAKRHGTGGIFHTDELPAYGVTDAEVEALREAVDAEADDAVALVAADAEVAEGAIDAVADRAEVAIHEVPEETRGANEDGTSRYLRPLPGAARMYPETDVPPVEPDPSTVETPELLTEKVERYQSELGLGEGLADQVAYGRHMSTFEEAVDRGIDPTTAAGTLESTLTELRRDDVPVGNLTAEQLLSVLELVEDGELANEGIGPVLSELAADGSLSAEEAIEEAGLSGVDREEVREVVEEVVGRNADQVEAEGMGAFSGLMGECMGALRGKADGEVVSELLREEIGKRS; the protein is encoded by the coding sequence ATGAGCTACGACTACGAGGAGTTGGGTCTCGTCGCGGGGCTGGAGATTCACCAGCAACTCGACACCGAGACCAAACTCTTCTGTAACTGTCCGACGGAGCGCCGCGAACCGGAGGAGTCGGTCCGGTCGTTCACGCGATACCTCCACCCGACGAAATCCGAACTCGGCGAACTCGACGAGGCGGCCCTCGAGGAGTCCCGCGTCGACCGAGAGTTCGAGTATCTCGCCTTCGACACCACCTGTCTCGTCGAAGAGGACGACGAGCCACCGCACCGCCTCGACGGCGAGGCACTCGACACCGCGATGGAAATCGCCTCCCTGCTCGACTGTGAGGTCGTCGACCAGGCCCACGTCATGCGGAAAATCGTCGTCGACGGCTCGAACACCTCGGGCTTTCAGCGCTCCTCGCTCGTCGCCACCGACGGCGAAATCACCACCTCGGAGGGTTCGGTCGGCATCGCGGATATGCTGCTCGAAGAGGAGTCCGCCGCACGAATCGAGGAGCGAGAGGGTGGCGTCACCTACGGACTGGACCGTCTCGGCATCCCGCTCGTCGAAATCGGAACCAAACCCGACATCCGATCGCCCGAACAGGCGCTGGAGGCCGCAGAGCGAATCGGGATGTTGCTGCGCTCGACGGGAAAGGTGAAACGCGGTCTCGGCACCATCCGACAGGACGTGAACGTCTCCATCGCCGAGGGTGCCCGCGTCGAGATGAAAGGCGTCCAGAGCCTCGACGACATCGACGACCTCGTCGAGGGCGAGGTCGGCCGACAGGTCGCGTTACTCGACATCGCCAAGGAACTGCAGGCGAGAGACGCGTCGGTCGCCGAACCGCAGGACGTAAGCGGCGTGTTCGAAGACACTGACAGCGGCGTAATCGCCGGTGCCGAAGCGGTCTACGCCGTCCGACTCGAAGGATTCGACGGCCTCGTCGGCCGGGAAATCCAGCCCGACCGCCGCCTCGGCACGGAGTTTTCCGACCACGCCAAACGCCACGGTACCGGCGGCATCTTCCACACCGACGAACTGCCGGCCTACGGCGTCACCGACGCCGAGGTCGAGGCGCTTCGTGAGGCCGTCGACGCCGAGGCCGACGACGCCGTCGCGCTGGTGGCGGCCGACGCCGAGGTTGCCGAGGGGGCCATCGATGCCGTCGCCGACCGCGCGGAAGTCGCCATCCACGAGGTGCCCGAAGAGACCCGCGGGGCAAACGAGGACGGCACCTCTCGGTACCTCCGGCCGCTGCCCGGCGCGGCGCGGATGTACCCCGAGACGGACGTGCCGCCGGTCGAACCCGACCCCTCTACCGTTGAGACGCCCGAACTGCTCACCGAGAAAGTCGAACGCTATCAATCGGAGTTGGGCCTCGGCGAAGGACTGGCCGACCAGGTCGCCTACGGCCGACACATGTCCACCTTCGAGGAGGCCGTCGACCGCGGCATCGACCCGACGACGGCCGCCGGCACGCTCGAATCGACGCTGACGGAACTCAGACGCGACGACGTGCCCGTCGGAAACCTCACCGCAGAACAGTTGCTCTCGGTGCTGGAACTCGTCGAGGACGGCGAGTTGGCCAACGAGGGTATCGGTCCGGTGCTTTCGGAGTTGGCCGCAGACGGGTCGCTGTCGGCCGAGGAAGCCATCGAGGAGGCCGGCCTCTCCGGCGTCGACCGCGAGGAAGTTCGGGAGGTCGTCGAGGAGGTCGTCGGACGGAACGCCGACCAGGTCGAAGCCGAGGGGATGGGCGCGTTCTCGGGGCTCATGGGCGAATGCATGGGCGCCCTCCGCGGAAAGGCCGACGGCGAAGTCGTCTCGGAGTTGCTGCGAGAGGAAATCGGAAAGCGGAGCTGA